A genomic region of Trifolium pratense cultivar HEN17-A07 linkage group LG3, ARS_RC_1.1, whole genome shotgun sequence contains the following coding sequences:
- the LOC123915873 gene encoding WAT1-related protein At1g68170-like, translating into MESMWDRLKPALLMIGVQIVFSACNILYKFAIFDGMSTIVIAAYRLAFAAVTTIPLALIFERKRPKMTWRVFNLSLLSGLFAGVLFQNLFYGALVLAPATLVSAIYNLVPSITFVLAVSFGLEKLNWGAATGKAKVAGTILGLAGALLLIFYKGVEFDIWPFAINLLDPNKSQTGHVTDTTTELLGVICVILSCFCFSIWLIIQAKITEVYPCPQSSIALMSIIGTIQCVILGFIVERDLNEWKLGWDVRLFTVAFSGILASGVMILVMAWVVQMKGPLYASAFNPLMLLFVAIVASMLLDEKLNLGSILGGALIVCGLYTVLWGKGGEIQKKIELEPTQFGDFEATRPLLSP; encoded by the exons ATGGAAAGTATGTGGGATAGGTTGAAGCCAGCCTTGCTAATGATTGGGGTGCAAATAGTATTTTCTGCTTGCAATATTCTTTACAAGTTTGCCATATTTGATGGAATGAGTACCATTGTCATTGCAGCTTATCGCTTAGCCTTTGCAGCTGTTACCACTATTCCTCTTGCTCTTATTTTTGAAAG GAAGAGGCCGAAGATGACTTGGAGGGTGTTTAACCTTTCACTTCTAAGTGGATTATTTGC TGGagttttatttcaaaacctATTCTATGGAGCTTTGGTTTTGGCACCAGCAACTCTTGTATCAGCTATCTACAACCTTGTTCCCTCCATCACCTTTGTCTTGGCTGTATCCTTCGG TTTAGAGAAGTTAAATTGGGGAGCAGCAACAGGAAAGGCAAAGGTTGCAGGAACTATACTTGGACTTGCTGGTGCATTATTGTTGATATTTTACAAAGGAGTTGAATTTGATATTTGGCCTTTTGCAATCAATCTTTTGGATCCAAACAAAAGCCAAACAGGACATGTCACTGATACTACCACTGAATTGTTAGGTGTTATCTGTGTTATACTTAGTTGCTTCTGTTTCTCAATTTGGCTCATCATTCAG GCTAAGATTACCGAAGTATATCCATGCCCTCAATCAAGCATAGCTTTGATGTCTATAATAGGAACAATACAATGtgttattttaggtttcattgtTGAGAGGGATTTGAATGAATGGAAGCTTGGTTGGGATGTCAGGCTCTTCACTGTCGCTTTTTCG GGTATTTTGGCGTCCGGAGTAATGATTCTTGTCATGGCATGGGTCGTACAGATGAAAGGGCCTTTATATGCGTCCGCTTTCAACCCTCTAATGCTTTTGTTTGTAGCTATTGTCGCATCTATGCTTCTGGATGAGAAGTTAAACTTAGGAAG TATACTCGGAGGAGCGTTGATTGTGTGTGGCCTATACACTGTACTATGGGGTAAAGGTGGAGAAATACAAAAGAAGATTGAATTAGAGCCAACACAATTTGGTGATTTCGAAGCTACGAGGCCATTGTTGAGTCCATGA
- the LOC123916638 gene encoding eukaryotic peptide chain release factor GTP-binding subunit-like: MGNCGSNPKTNEGSEPSVPISITEEVKVEHATEEAPVEDNKSLSTLLNENVDVAKKTEEVKVEAEEVKAEPKEEESKTEEVKVQEEKPKIEETKI, from the exons ATGGGAAACTGTGGTAGCAACCCAAAGACCAACGAGGGATCTGAACCGTCGGTGCCTATATCCATAACCGAGGAGGTTAAGGTTGAACATGCAACGGAGGAGGCCCCCGTTGAGGATAACAAGTCTCTAAGCACCTTGCTTAATGAG AATGTGGACGTGGCAAAGAAGACAGAAGAAGTCAAGGTTGAGGCCGAGGAAGTGAAGGCGGAACCTAAGGAAGAAGAGTCTAAGACCGAAGAGGTAAAGGTTCAAGAAGAGAAGCCAAAAATAGAAGAGACAAAGATCTAG
- the LOC123918708 gene encoding vacuolar iron transporter homolog 4-like → MVVGTICDSESLNHAVTIPNPTKEMEEKQIQITKENNNNTNIDYWQRAQWLRAAVLGANDGLVSVASLMMGVGAVKTDSTAMLVAGFAGLVAGACGMAIGEFVSVFTQYEVEVGQMMRDLGTSDRKEKELEIELEKRRSLPNPLQAALASAFSFSIGGLVPLLSGSFISDYKIRLIVIVSIASFALVVFGRVGAILGKTPQMKSSIRFLLGGWMAMAITFGLTKLLAHSSGLEF, encoded by the coding sequence ATGGTTGTTGGTACAATTTGTGATTCTGAGTCACTTAACCATGCAGTCACAATTCCAAATCCTACAAAGgaaatggaagaaaaacaaattcaaatcacaaaagaaaataataacaatactaaTATTGATTATTGGCAAAGAGCTCAATGGCTTCGCGCCGCTGTATTAGGAGCAAATGATGGATTAGTTTCCGTCGCTTCACTAATGATGGGAGTAGGAGCTGTAAAAACCGATAGCACGGCAATGTTAGTCGCGGGTTTTGCAGGATTAGTCGCAGGAGCATGTGGTATGGCGATAGGAGAATTTGTTTCGGTTTTCACTCAATATGAAGTCGAAGTTGGTCAAATGATGAGAGATTTAGGAACAAGTgatagaaaagaaaaggaattgGAAATTGAGTTGGAGAAAAGGAGATCATTGCCTAATCCATTACAAGCTGCTTTAGCTTCTGCATTCTCATTTTCTATAGGTGGTTTGGTTCCTTTACTAAGTGGTTCATTTATAAGTGATTATAAGATAAGGCTTATTGTGATTGTTTCAATAGCTAGTTTTGCTTTGGTTGTTTTTGGAAGAGTTGGTGCTATACTTGGTAAGACACCACAAATGAAATCTTCTATTAGGTTTCTACTTGGTGGATGGATGGCTATGGCAATCACTTTTGGGTTAACTAAATTACTTGCACATTCTAGTGGTTTGGAGTTTTGA